The following proteins come from a genomic window of bacterium:
- a CDS encoding adenylate kinase, which yields MNIILLGAPGAGKGTHSEMLTVDFGIKHISTGDLLREELKKASPAGLEAKSYMDKGSLVPDAVVMKLLVGAVEGIKNERGFLLDGFPRNESQAGMLDKELVSRNMSIDKVIYLNVSKDVVIKRLTGRRICKSCGAVYHVVNMHPKKEGICDKCGGILYQRSDDTEQTVLRRLEVYRKETEGLINYYKARKILAEVNADLSRDDTYALILQRLGKK from the coding sequence GTGAATATAATTTTATTAGGGGCGCCCGGCGCGGGGAAAGGGACTCATTCGGAAATGCTTACCGTGGATTTCGGGATTAAGCATATTTCCACCGGCGATTTGCTGAGAGAAGAATTAAAAAAGGCTTCTCCCGCGGGGCTTGAAGCCAAAAGCTATATGGATAAAGGAAGCCTGGTGCCTGACGCGGTTGTGATGAAGCTGCTGGTCGGGGCCGTAGAGGGGATTAAAAATGAGCGGGGTTTTCTGCTTGACGGTTTTCCCAGAAATGAATCCCAGGCCGGGATGCTCGACAAAGAGCTTGTTTCCAGAAATATGAGTATCGACAAAGTCATTTACCTTAATGTTTCGAAAGATGTGGTCATCAAAAGGCTTACGGGCAGAAGAATCTGCAAAAGCTGCGGGGCTGTTTATCATGTAGTTAATATGCATCCCAAAAAGGAAGGCATTTGCGATAAATGCGGCGGAATTCTATACCAGAGGTCCGATGATACGGAACAAACGGTCCTGCGCAGGCTTGAAGTGTACAGGAAAGAGACGGAAGGTCTTATCAATTATTATAAAGCCAGGAAAATTCTGGCGGAAGTTAACGCGGACTTGTCACGGGATGATACATATGCCCTGATCCTGCAGAGATTAGGGAAAAAATAA